From a single Miscanthus floridulus cultivar M001 chromosome 8, ASM1932011v1, whole genome shotgun sequence genomic region:
- the LOC136476344 gene encoding uncharacterized protein: MKRQADKQRSERSFAVGDWVFLKVQPYVQSSLARRANQKLAFWFFGPYQILERIGAVAYKLALPSSASIHPVFHVSQLKVSHGKLPVFDALPDELAQFQVPQQILDRRWTPGASPMEEVLVHWSQMPSSLATWEPLEHLKQRFPRAPA, encoded by the coding sequence ATGAAGCGTCAGGCCGATAAGCAACGTTCTGAACGTTCTTTTGCAGTTGGTGATTGGGTCTTCTTGAAGGTTCAGCCTTATGTGCAGTCTTCACTCGCCCGTCGTGCTAATCAGAAGCTCGCCTTTTGGTTCTTTGGCCCGTACCAAATCTTGGAGCGTATTGGTGCGGTAGCTTATAAGTTGGCCCTTCCTTCTTCTGCATCCATCCatccagtcttccatgtatcacagctCAAAGTTTCTCATGGTAAGCTGCCGGTGTTTGATGCTCTTCCTGATGAGCTTGCCCAGTTTCAGGTGCCTCAGCAGATACTGGATCGCCGCTGGACTCCGGGTGCTTCACCTATGGAGGAGGTCCTTGTGCATTGGTCCCAAATGCCATCGTCGCTGGCTACCTGGGAGCCACTGGAGCACTTGAAGCAGCGCTTTCCAAGAGCTCCGGCCTGA